CGGCCTCGTGAACTTCATGCTCGGCGGCCGGCTCATCAACTGGCTGGGCGACCCCGCCCTGGCCCTGCCGGCGCTGATCGGGGCCGACGTGTGGCGCTCCAGCCCGTTCGTGGCGCTGCTCTGCTACGCGCGCCTGCTCACCATCCCCGGCGAGTTGTACGAGGCCGCCCACGTGGACGGCGCGGCGGGCTGGCAATCGTTCGCGCGGATCACGTGGCCGCTGGTGCGCCCCCTCCTGCTGGTTGCGTTGCTCTTCCGGACGCTCGACGCCCTGCGGGCCTTCGACATCATGTTCGTGCTCACCGGCGGCGGGCCCGCCGGGAGCACCGAGACCCTCACGGTCTACGCCTACCGCTCGCTCTTCCAGACGCTGCAGGTGGGCTTCGGCTCGGCGATCGGGGTCGTCGTGTTCGCGCTGGTCATGCTGGTGGCGGTGGCCTACCTGCGGCTGATCGACGCCGAGGAGCGTCCCGCGTGAGGTCGGGCCGCCGGCGCGACGGCCTCGTGCTGGTCGCCCTCGCCCTCTATGCCGCGCCCTTCTTCTGGCAGGCCTTGACCTCGCTGCGCCCGGACGCCGAGCTGCTGCCGCTGACGCACCTCTGGCCGAGTCGGCTCACCCTCGTCCATTACGACGCGGTGCTGCGCCAGAGCATGATGCCGCGCGCGCTGCTGAACAGCTTCGGCATCGCCCTGCTCAGCACCGCGCTCGCGGTGGGGCTCGGCGCGCTCGCCGCCTACGCGCTGGCCCGGCTGCCGGTGCCGGGCCGCCGCGTCATCCTGCTCGGCATGATCGCGGCCACCGCGTTTCCGCAGATCGCCACCGTGAGCCCGCTCTACCTGCTGCTGCGCGCCCTCGGTCTCCGCGATACGTGGCTCGCGCTGGTGCTGGCCGACGCGTCGTTCACCCTGCCGCTGGTGATCTGGCTGCTCGCCGGGTTCATCCGGGAGATTCCGCGGGCCCTCGAGGAGGCGGGCGCGGTGGACGGCGCCGGCCGGCTCGGCGTCCTGCGCTGGGTCGTGCTGCCCCTGGTCGCGCCGGGCATGGCCTCGGCGGGGCTACTGGCCTTCCTGTTCTCCTGGAACGAGTTCCTCTTCGCCTACAGCTTCACGGCCAGCGAGGCGAGCCGGACCGTGCCGGTGGCGCTGGCGCTCTTCCCGGGCGTGTTCGAGGTGCCCTGGGGCGACATCGCGGCTGCGTCACTGCTGGCCAGCCTGCCGCCGATCGTCATCGTGGTCGCCTTCCAGCGCTACCTGGTACGCGGCCTCCTCGCGGGCGCGCTCCGGGAGTAGCTCGGTGGCGAGACCGAGCTCGGTGACGACGGCCGGACCCAGGTCACCCCGGGCTGCGGCTACGGCTCGGGAGCCAGCCCCGGGACCACCGAGGCGTTGGGCAGCGCGCGAAAGACCTCGGGCGCGATCTTCACCTTGAGCGACCGGCTGCCTCCGCCCAGGATGATCCAGGGCAGGGGCATCAGGCCCTCGTCGACGTAGATCGGCAGGTCCGGGGGCAGCGCGAACACGGTCACCCCGCCCAGCATCATGCCGGTGAGGGCGCGCGTCTCCTCCGGATCGGCGAAGGATAGGCGGGAGACGCCCAGCAGCTTGCGCACGGTGTGATTGACGTCCACCCGCTTCGTGGCCCGCACCACGCAGGCGCAGTAGCGCTTCGGCTCCTTCTTGGAGCCGACGATGATGGTGTTGGCCGACTGCTCCATCGGATAGCCGTACTGCGCGCAGAAGGCCGCGGTGTCGGCGTACTGGGGGTCGATCTCGACCATCTCGTGAGCCAGGCCGAGGCCCGCGAGTGTCTGGCGAACGCGCTGCTCGATCAGATCGTCGGCGATGATGGATCCTCCGAAGGGAGAATACCGCCGGCTGGGCGCATCCGCTAGAATGGAAGGATGGAGACACACGAGACGCAGGCGGCGAGCGAGTCGGAGTCCCGACGGGTAGCCGAGCAGTCGCGTCAGGAGGCCTGGGAGGGCCGCGGCTTCCTGCGCGAGCTCTTCCTGGGCCGCCTGGCCCTCGATCTCATCCATCCGTTCCCGGACGCGGGCAAGGAGCGACCGGAGTTCGCGCGCTTCGTCGACGGCCTGCGCACGTTTCTCCGGGAGGAGGTCGATCCGGTCGTGATCGACCGGAGCGGCGAGTACCCGCCGCCGGTGCTGGACGGGCTGCGCCGCCTCGGCGCCTTCGGCATGAAGATTTCGAAGGAGTACGGCGGCCTCGGCTTCACCGTCTCCGAGTACTGTCGGGCCATGGAGCTGGTCGGCAGCTACGACGGCAACATCGCCGCGGTGCTCTCGGCGCACCAGTCGATCGGAGTGCCCCAGCCGCTGAAGCTCTTCGGCACCGACGCCCAGAAGGCGCGCTATCTGCCCCGCTGCGCGGCCGGGGCGATCTCGGCGTTCGCCTTGACCGAGCCCGGCGTGGGCTCCGACCCGGCGAGCCTCTCGACCACCGCGGAGCGCCAGGGCGATCACTACGTGCTCAACGGCGAGAAGCTCTGGTGCACCAACGGCACCATCGCCGAGCTGCTGGTGGTGATGGCGCGCGATCCCCAGACGCGCCGGATCAGCGCGTTCATCGTCGAGACCGGGTGGGAGGGCGTGCAGGTCGAGTACCGCTGCCGCTTCATGGGGCTCCGCGCCCTCGCCAACGGGATCATCACCTTCCGCAACGTGCGGGTGCCGCGCGAGAATCTCATCGGCCGCGAGGGGCAGGGGCTGAAGATCGCGCTGGTCACGCTCAACACCGGCCGGCTCACACTGCCCGCGGTGTGCGCGGGCGTGGCCAAGCGCTGCCTCGAGATCTGCCGTGGCTGGGCGGCCGCCCGCGTGCAGTGGGGGGCGCCGATCTGGAAGCACGAGGTGATCGGCCAGCGCATCGCCGACATGGCGGCCACCGGCTTCGCGATGGACTCGGTGGCGCGCCTCGCCGCCGCGATGGCCGACCGCGGCGGCTACGACATCCGGCTGGAGGCGGCCGCGGCCAAGGAGTGGAACACGGTGCGCGCCTGGGAGCTGGCCGACCAGACCCTGCAGATTCGCGGCGGGCGCGGCTACGAGACCGAGTCGTCGCTGGCCGGCCGCGGCGAGGCCCCGATCGGCGTCGAGCGCATGATGCGCGACCTGCGCATCAACCTGATCTTCGAGGGCTCGAGCGAGATCATGCATCTGTTCATGGCCCGCGAGGCGGTGGACAAGCACCTGGAGGTCGCGGGCGCCCTCATCGATCCCCGTCGCGCCGCGGCGGAGAAGCGCGCGGCGCTGCCCGGGGTGGCCGCCTTCTACGCCCGCTGGTACCCCATGCTCTGGCTGCGCGGCCTGGCCGCGCCCGGTCGCTTCGGCGAGTTCGGAGCGCTGGCGCGCCACCTGCGCTTCGTGGAGCGCAGCGCCCGGCGCCTCGCCCGGGCCAGCTTCCACGGCATGCTGCTCTACCGCGCCCGCATGGAGCGCAAGCAGGCGTTCCTCTTCCGCAGCGTGGACATCGTCATGGAGCTGTTCGCGATGGCCGCCGCGGTCACCCACGCGGCCCGGCTGGCCGACGGCCGGTATCCGGAGGCCGAGCGCGCGCGCGAGCTGGCCGATCTGTTCTGCCGGAACGCGGAGCGCAAGGTGCGGCGGCTCTTCGCCGATCTCTGGCGCAACGACGACGCGCTCAAGAACCGGCTGGCCGCGTCGGTCATGGAGGGCGGGCACGCCTGGCTCGAGCGCGGCATTCTCCCGCTCGGCTTCTCGCCGGCCGACTTCCGGCCCCGCCCGTACACCCCGCCCGCGGCGGCGCCCGAGCCCGAGCGCGTCCCCGCCGCGCGCGGCTGATCGCCGGCCCCTCTCGGCGGACTCGGGGTACAATCGCCGCTGCTCCGAGAGGAGGGGCGCCGATGACCACCGACCTGCTCGAGAACGTGAAGGATGGAGTGGCCGTGCTCACCCTGAACCGTCCCGAGCGCCTCAACGCGATGTCGCGTCCCATGCTCGACGCGCTGCTGGAAGCTCTGCCGCGGCTCGCGGACGACGCGTCGGTCGGCGTCATCGTCCTGACCGGCGCCGGGCGCGGCTTCTGCGCCGGCGGTGACGTCAAGGCAATGGCCGAGGGTACCGAGCTGGGTGGGCAGACCATGGAGGAGAAGGCCCAGGCGCTGCGGTCGCGCATGGAGGCCTCGCGCTGGCTCCACGAGCTGCCGAAGCCGACCATCGCGATGATGCGCGGGCCGGCGGCGGGCGCGGGCCTCTCGCTCGCGATGGCCTGCGACATGCGGATCGCCAGCGACACGGTGCGGCTCGGCACCGCCTTCGCGCGGGTCGGCTACTCTGGCGACTTCGGCGGCAGCTACTACCTCACGCAGCTCGTGGGCACCGCGAAGGCGCGCGAGCTGTACTTCACCGCGGACCTGCTGGATGCGCAGGAGGCCCTCGGCCTCGGGCTCGTCAATCGCGTCGTGCCCGACGCGCGGCTCGAGGAGGAGACCATGGCGCTGGCCTCCCGGCTGGCCCGCGGGCCGCGCGTGGCCTATCGCTACATGAAGCGGAACATGAACGCGGCGGAGAGCGCCTCGCTGAAGGACATGCTCGACCTCGAGGCCTGGCACCATACGCGCACCGGCATGACCGAGGACCACCGGGAAGCCGCCCGCGCCTTCGTGGAGAAGCGCGAGCCCCAGTTCAAGGGCCGCTGAGCCGTGTCACTCCCTCTCCCCGACTCATGCCCGGTCCCCCCAGGGGAGTGGGCAGGGTGAGGGCCCGCCGGGCCCCGACCTTCCACGCGAGATACACCATT
This portion of the Candidatus Methylomirabilota bacterium genome encodes:
- a CDS encoding enoyl-CoA hydratase; the encoded protein is MTTDLLENVKDGVAVLTLNRPERLNAMSRPMLDALLEALPRLADDASVGVIVLTGAGRGFCAGGDVKAMAEGTELGGQTMEEKAQALRSRMEASRWLHELPKPTIAMMRGPAAGAGLSLAMACDMRIASDTVRLGTAFARVGYSGDFGGSYYLTQLVGTAKARELYFTADLLDAQEALGLGLVNRVVPDARLEEETMALASRLARGPRVAYRYMKRNMNAAESASLKDMLDLEAWHHTRTGMTEDHREAARAFVEKREPQFKGR
- a CDS encoding acyl-CoA dehydrogenase family protein, which gives rise to METHETQAASESESRRVAEQSRQEAWEGRGFLRELFLGRLALDLIHPFPDAGKERPEFARFVDGLRTFLREEVDPVVIDRSGEYPPPVLDGLRRLGAFGMKISKEYGGLGFTVSEYCRAMELVGSYDGNIAAVLSAHQSIGVPQPLKLFGTDAQKARYLPRCAAGAISAFALTEPGVGSDPASLSTTAERQGDHYVLNGEKLWCTNGTIAELLVVMARDPQTRRISAFIVETGWEGVQVEYRCRFMGLRALANGIITFRNVRVPRENLIGREGQGLKIALVTLNTGRLTLPAVCAGVAKRCLEICRGWAAARVQWGAPIWKHEVIGQRIADMAATGFAMDSVARLAAAMADRGGYDIRLEAAAAKEWNTVRAWELADQTLQIRGGRGYETESSLAGRGEAPIGVERMMRDLRINLIFEGSSEIMHLFMAREAVDKHLEVAGALIDPRRAAAEKRAALPGVAAFYARWYPMLWLRGLAAPGRFGEFGALARHLRFVERSARRLARASFHGMLLYRARMERKQAFLFRSVDIVMELFAMAAAVTHAARLADGRYPEAERARELADLFCRNAERKVRRLFADLWRNDDALKNRLAASVMEGGHAWLERGILPLGFSPADFRPRPYTPPAAAPEPERVPAARG
- a CDS encoding carbohydrate ABC transporter permease encodes the protein MRSGRRRDGLVLVALALYAAPFFWQALTSLRPDAELLPLTHLWPSRLTLVHYDAVLRQSMMPRALLNSFGIALLSTALAVGLGALAAYALARLPVPGRRVILLGMIAATAFPQIATVSPLYLLLRALGLRDTWLALVLADASFTLPLVIWLLAGFIREIPRALEEAGAVDGAGRLGVLRWVVLPLVAPGMASAGLLAFLFSWNEFLFAYSFTASEASRTVPVALALFPGVFEVPWGDIAAASLLASLPPIVIVVAFQRYLVRGLLAGALRE
- a CDS encoding sugar ABC transporter permease, translated to MTDRRLGWLLLAPALAVLGGLTVYPALWVIWLSLHYRIPVFSISRWAGLDHYAFLAVDPRFWSAAWVTAVFAVVSVALECALGLAIALGLRGQRRARRVALGLLLLAWALPSVVTAKMFEWLYHPAGGLVNFMLGGRLINWLGDPALALPALIGADVWRSSPFVALLCYARLLTIPGELYEAAHVDGAAGWQSFARITWPLVRPLLLVALLFRTLDALRAFDIMFVLTGGGPAGSTETLTVYAYRSLFQTLQVGFGSAIGVVVFALVMLVAVAYLRLIDAEERPA
- a CDS encoding YbaK/EbsC family protein, translated to MVEIDPQYADTAAFCAQYGYPMEQSANTIIVGSKKEPKRYCACVVRATKRVDVNHTVRKLLGVSRLSFADPEETRALTGMMLGGVTVFALPPDLPIYVDEGLMPLPWIILGGGSRSLKVKIAPEVFRALPNASVVPGLAPEP